One genomic region from Conexibacter woesei DSM 14684 encodes:
- a CDS encoding adenylate/guanylate cyclase domain-containing protein: MVAKRLRAFWEHLVAHPWLVGDPGLPGRVIGRRARWITIGGIVLANTIGALVVIAFALLALPKPDGEADGGVLALNLGLAGVYVLLALVVGVVWGRRAVEAGPHGTGGWLAADRAADAAERTHVLRAPLRIMKVQAALWGGATVCFAVLDGIVHPLLGLGVGLTVALGGLTTSAFGYLLGELALRPIVARALDHAAPDRRGVPGVATRWLLAWTLGTAVPVVGLVMIGIVAFTNVDITITSLAISIVVLGPIALLFGVFVTLLAVYATVHPIGAIRRALARVEEGDYDVELQVWDSSEIGELQGGFNAMASGLRERERMRDLFGRQVGADVARQALAHDVRLGGEVRDVTVLFVDLVGSTALAARLAPEQVVALLNRFFADVVDVVEGCGGWINKFQGDAALAIFGAPAPLDGAQARALRAARELHERLRAHAGELDFGIGVAGGDAVAGHVGAERRFEYTVIGDPVNEAARLSDLAKQKPGRVLASASTVARAGDAERAQWALGEQVTLRGRATPTQLASPAS, translated from the coding sequence ATGGTCGCCAAGCGCCTGCGCGCCTTCTGGGAGCACCTCGTCGCGCACCCGTGGCTGGTCGGCGACCCCGGCCTGCCCGGCCGCGTGATCGGCCGCCGCGCGCGCTGGATCACGATCGGCGGGATCGTGCTCGCGAACACGATCGGCGCGCTCGTCGTGATCGCGTTCGCGCTGCTGGCGCTGCCGAAGCCCGACGGCGAAGCCGACGGCGGCGTGCTCGCGCTCAACCTCGGCCTCGCCGGCGTCTACGTGCTGCTGGCGCTCGTCGTCGGCGTCGTGTGGGGGCGGCGCGCGGTCGAGGCGGGGCCGCACGGGACCGGCGGCTGGCTCGCCGCCGACCGCGCCGCCGACGCGGCCGAGCGGACGCACGTGCTGCGCGCCCCGCTGCGGATCATGAAGGTGCAGGCGGCGCTGTGGGGCGGCGCGACCGTCTGCTTCGCCGTGCTCGACGGGATCGTCCACCCGCTGCTCGGCCTCGGCGTCGGGCTGACGGTCGCGCTCGGCGGGCTGACGACGTCGGCGTTCGGCTACCTGCTCGGCGAGCTGGCGCTGCGGCCGATCGTGGCGCGCGCGCTCGACCACGCCGCGCCGGACCGCCGCGGCGTGCCCGGCGTCGCGACGCGCTGGCTGCTGGCGTGGACGCTCGGCACCGCCGTCCCGGTCGTCGGCCTCGTGATGATCGGGATCGTCGCCTTCACGAACGTCGACATCACGATCACGTCGCTGGCGATCTCGATCGTCGTGCTCGGCCCGATCGCGCTGCTGTTCGGCGTCTTCGTGACGCTGTTGGCCGTCTACGCGACGGTCCACCCGATCGGCGCGATCAGACGCGCGCTCGCGCGGGTGGAGGAGGGCGACTACGACGTCGAGCTGCAGGTCTGGGACAGCAGCGAGATCGGCGAGCTGCAGGGCGGCTTCAACGCGATGGCGAGCGGGCTGCGCGAGCGCGAGCGGATGCGCGACCTGTTCGGCCGCCAGGTCGGCGCCGACGTCGCGCGCCAGGCGCTCGCGCACGACGTCAGACTCGGCGGCGAGGTGCGCGACGTGACGGTCCTGTTCGTCGACCTCGTCGGCTCGACCGCGCTCGCCGCGCGGCTGGCGCCCGAGCAGGTCGTCGCGCTGCTGAACCGCTTCTTCGCCGACGTCGTCGACGTCGTCGAGGGATGCGGCGGCTGGATCAACAAGTTCCAGGGCGACGCGGCGCTGGCGATCTTCGGCGCGCCGGCGCCGCTCGACGGCGCGCAGGCGCGGGCGCTGCGCGCCGCGCGCGAGCTGCACGAGCGTCTGCGTGCGCACGCCGGCGAGCTGGACTTCGGCATCGGCGTCGCGGGCGGCGACGCGGTCGCGGGCCACGTCGGCGCCGAGCGGCGGTTCGAGTACACCGTCATCGGCGACCCGGTCAACGAGGCGGCGCGGCTGTCCGACCTCGCCAAGCAGAAGCCGGGCCGGGTGCTCGCGTCGGCGAGCACGGTCGCGCGCGCGGGCGACGCCGAGCGCGCGCAGTGGGCGCTCGGCGAGCAGGTGACGCTGCGAGGCCGCGCAACGCCGACCCAACTCGCGTCACCCGCGAGCTGA
- a CDS encoding PucR family transcriptional regulator: MATSTILRPWHDLPPEVADVLRPELPGVSREIIDAVRVEVPPYARRLDGPFGRGLIAGVEEALRQFLDGIKAEGRMPRARVYVDLGRGEMRAGRSLDTLLSAYRVGARVAWRRFAAVGEAAELAPATLYQLAESVFAYIDELSAKSAEGYALEQSAAAGERSARRQRLVRLLVRDPPADPIDVEEIAREADWRLPQTLAVLAIPEDERARIVPRLPADAIVETVAEFVVAVVPDPAGAGRRAQLDRAVGPRHHAALGPAVSWQDAALSLARARAVLALVAEGAVPARGVVAADDHAAALLLRADRRLTHELVRSRLAPLAPLSPAVRARLTATLAAWIAAQGRLQIVAEQLHVHPQTVRYRLGQLRELFGATLDDPQGRFELELALRADGAL; this comes from the coding sequence ATGGCCACGTCCACGATCCTGCGCCCATGGCACGACCTGCCGCCCGAGGTGGCTGACGTGCTGCGCCCCGAGCTGCCCGGCGTCTCACGCGAGATCATCGACGCCGTGCGCGTCGAGGTGCCGCCGTACGCGCGCCGCCTCGACGGCCCGTTCGGGCGCGGGCTGATCGCCGGGGTGGAGGAGGCGCTGCGCCAGTTCCTCGACGGCATCAAGGCCGAGGGCCGGATGCCGCGCGCCCGCGTCTACGTCGACCTCGGCCGCGGCGAGATGCGCGCCGGCCGCTCGCTCGACACGCTGCTGAGCGCCTACCGCGTCGGCGCGCGCGTCGCGTGGCGGCGGTTCGCTGCCGTCGGCGAGGCGGCGGAGCTGGCGCCCGCGACGCTCTACCAGCTGGCCGAATCGGTCTTCGCCTACATCGACGAGCTGTCGGCGAAGTCGGCCGAGGGCTACGCGCTGGAGCAGTCGGCCGCGGCGGGCGAGCGCAGCGCGCGCCGCCAGCGGCTCGTGCGGCTGCTCGTGCGCGATCCGCCGGCCGACCCGATCGACGTCGAGGAGATCGCGCGCGAGGCCGACTGGCGGCTGCCGCAGACGCTCGCGGTGCTCGCGATCCCCGAGGACGAGCGCGCGCGGATCGTCCCGCGGCTGCCGGCCGACGCGATCGTCGAGACGGTCGCCGAGTTCGTCGTCGCGGTCGTCCCCGACCCGGCCGGCGCCGGCCGCCGCGCGCAGCTCGACCGCGCCGTCGGCCCGCGCCACCACGCCGCGCTCGGCCCGGCCGTCTCGTGGCAGGACGCGGCGCTGAGCCTCGCGCGCGCCCGCGCCGTGCTCGCGCTCGTCGCCGAAGGCGCCGTCCCCGCACGCGGCGTCGTCGCCGCCGACGACCACGCCGCCGCGCTGCTGCTGCGCGCCGACCGGCGCCTGACGCACGAGCTGGTGCGCTCGCGGCTGGCCCCGCTTGCGCCGCTGTCGCCGGCCGTGCGCGCCCGCCTGACGGCGACGCTGGCGGCATGGATCGCCGCGCAGGGGCGGCTCCAGATCGTCGCCGAGCAGCTGCACGTCCACCCGCAGACGGTCCGCTACCGCCTCGGCCAGCTGCGCGAGCTGTTCGGGGCGACACTCGACGACCCCCAGGGCCGCTTCGAGCTGGAGCTGGCCCTGCGCGCCGATGGGGCGCTGTAG